Proteins co-encoded in one Pan paniscus chromosome 23, NHGRI_mPanPan1-v2.0_pri, whole genome shotgun sequence genomic window:
- the CPT1B gene encoding carnitine O-palmitoyltransferase 1, muscle isoform: MAEAHQAVAFQFTVTPDGVDFRLSREALKHVYLSGINSWKKRLIRIKNGILRGVYPGSPTSWLVVIMATVGSSFCNVDVSLGLVSCIQRCLPQGCGPYQTPQTRALLSMAIFSTGVWVTGIFFFRQTLKLLLCYHGWMFEMHGKTSNLTRIWAMCIRLLSSRHPMLYTFQTSLPKLPVPRVSATIQRYLESVRPLLDDEEYYRMELLAKEFQDKTAPRLQKYLVLKSWWASNYVSDWWEEYIYLRGRSPLMVNSNYYVMDLVLVKNTDVQAARLGNIIHAMIMYRRKLDREEIKPVMALGIVPMCSYQMERMFNTTRIPGKDTDVLQHLSDSRHVAVYHKGRFFKLWLYEGARLLKPQDLEMQFQRILDDPSPPQPGEEKLAALTAGGRVEWAQARQAFFSSGKNKAALEAIERAAFFVALDEESYCYDPEDEASLSLYGKALLHGNCYNRWFDKSFTLISFKNGQLGLNAEHAWADAPIIGHLWEFVLGTDSFHLGYTETGHCLGKPNPALAPPTRLQWDIPKQCQAVIESSYQVAKALADDVELYCFQFLPFGKGLIKKCRTSPDAFVQIALQLAHFRDRGKFCLTYEASMTRMFREGRTETVRSCTSESTAFVQAMMEGSHTKADLRDLFQKAAKKHQNMYRLAMTGAGIDRHLFCLYLVSKYLGVSSPFLAEVLSEPWRLSTSQIPQSQIHMFDPEQHPNHLGAGGGFGPVADDGYGVSYMIAGENTIFFHISSKFSSSETNAQRFGNHIRKALLDIADLFQVPKAYS, from the exons ATGGCGGAAGCTCACCAGGCCGTGGCCTTCCAGTTCACGGTGACCCCAGACGGGGTCGACTTCCGGCTCAGTCGGGAGGCCCTGAAACACGTCTACCTGTCTGGGATCAACTCCTGGAAGAAACGCCTGATCCGCATCAAG AATGGCATCCTCAGGGGCGTGTACCCTGGCAGCCCCACCAGCTGGCTGGTCGTCATCATGGCAACAGTGGGTTCCTCCTTCTGCAACGTGGACGTCTCCTTGGGGCTGGTCAGTTGCATCCAGAGATGCCTCCCTCAGGG GTGTGGCCCCTACCAGACCCCGCAGACCCGGGCACTTCTCAGCATGGCCATCTTCTCCACGGGCGTCTGGGTGACGGGCATCTTCTTCTTCCGCCAAACCCTGAAGCTGCTTCTCTGCTACCATGGGTGGATGTTTGAGATGCATGGCAAGACCAGCAACTTGACCAGGATCTGGGCT ATGTGTATCCGCCTTCTATCCAGCCGGCACCCTATGCTCTACACCTTCCAGACATCTCTGCCCAAGCTTCCTGTGCCCAGGGTGTCAGCCACAATTCAGCGG TACCTAGAGTCTGTGCGCCCCTTGTTGGATGATGAGGAATATTACCGCATGGAGTTGCTGGCCAAAGAATTCCAGGACAAGACTGCCCCCAGGCTGCAGAAATACCTGGTGCTCAAGTCATGGTGGGCAAGTAACTAT GTGAGTGACTGGTGGGAAGAGTACATCTACCTTCGAGGCAGGAGCCCTCTCATGGTGAACAGCAACTATTATGTCATG GACCTTGTGCTCGTCAAGAATACAGACGTGCAGGCAGCCCGCCTGGGAAACATCATCCACGCCATGATCATGTATCGCCGTAAACTGGACCGTGAAGAAATCAAGCCT GTGATGGCACTGGGCATAGTGCCCATGTGCTCCTACCAGATGGAGAGGATGTTCAACACCACTCGGATCCCGGGCAAGGACACAG ATGTGCTACAGCACCTCTCAGACAGCCGGCACGTGGCTGTCTACCACAAGGGACGCTTCTTCAAGCTGTGGCTCTATGAGGGCGCCCGTCTGCTCAAGCCTCAGGATCTGGAGATGCAGTTCCAGAGGATCCTGGACgacccctccccacctcagcctggggAGGAGAAGCTGGCAGCCCTCACTGCAGGAGGAAG GGTGGAGTGGGCGCAGGCACGCCAGGCCTTCTTTAGCTCTGGAAAGAATAAGGCTGCCTTGGAGGCCATCGAGCGTGCCGCTTTCTTCGTGGCCCTGGATGAGGAATCCTACTGCTATGACCCCGAAGATgaggccagcctcagcctctatGGCAAGGCCCTGCTACATGGCAACTGCTACAACAG GTGGTTTGACAAATCCTTCACTCTCATTTCCTTCAAGAATGGCCAGTTGGGTCTCAATGCAGAGCATGCGTGGGCAGATGCTCCCATCATTGGGCACCTCTGGGAG TTTGTCCTGGGCACAGACAGCTTCCACCTGGGCTACACGGAGACCGGGCACTGCCTGGGCAAACCGAACCCTGCGCTCGCACCTCCTACACGGCTGCAGTGGGACATTCCAAAACAG TGCCAGGCGGTCATCGAGAGTTCCTACCAGGTGGCCAAGGCGTTGGCAGACGACGTGGAGTTGTACTGCTTCCAGTTCCTGCCCTTTGGCAAAGGCCTCATCAAGAAGTGCCGGACCAGCCCTGATGCCTTTGTGCAGATCGCGCTGCAGCTGGCTCACTTCCGG GACAGGGGTAAGTTCTGCCTGACCTATGAGGCCTCAATGACCAGAATGTTCCGGGAGGGACGGACTGAGACTGTGCGTTCCTGTACCAGCGAGTCCACAGCCTTTGTGCAGGCCATGATGGAGGGGTCCCACACG AAAGCAGACCTGCGAGATCTCTTCCAGAAGGCTGCTAAGAAGCACCAGAATATGTACCGCCTGGCCATGACCGGGGCAGGGATCGACAGGCACCTCTTCTGCCTTTACTTGGTCTCCAAGTACCTAGGAGTCAGCTCTCCTTTCCTTGCTGAG GTGCTCTCGGAACCCTGGCGTCTCTCCACCAGCCAGATCCCCCAATCCCAGATCCACATGTTCGACCCAGAGCAGCACCCCAATCACCTGGGCGCTGGAGGTGGCTTTGGCCCT GTAGCAGATGATGGCTATGGAGTTTCCTACATGATTGCAGGCGAGAACACGATCTTCTTCCACATCTCCAGCAAGTTCTCAAGCTCAGAGACG AATGCCCAGCGCTTTGGAAACCACATCCGCAAAGCCCTGCTGGACATTGCTGATCTTTTCCAAGTTCCCAAGGCCTACAGCTGA